A window of the Synchiropus splendidus isolate RoL2022-P1 chromosome 6, RoL_Sspl_1.0, whole genome shotgun sequence genome harbors these coding sequences:
- the LOC128761011 gene encoding ammonium transporter Rh type B-like: MKTSTSLQVRLPALVFVLQVVILVLYALFVTYDGNANAKLQNNGTNPMENSVYRDYPYFADVQVMIFVGFGCLLAFFRYYGFSGMVFNFLTATFSIQWAILIQGFFQFYYDGKIHLGVLNLLYAEFACAVVLISFGAVIGRTSPVQLLVMALLEIPFYSVTEWAVLKYIRINDAGGSILIHLYAAYFGLGVAFVLYRPSLKKGHRKELTSYNSDMLCVLGTLFLWVFWPSFNSALTLKGDDQHRAILHTFIGLSSSTITAFALSAVFNKKGRLTMADIQNVTLAGGVTVGASVDMMISPVAAYALGIMGCTACFFGYRYLSPFLARHMRIQDQCGIHNLHGLTGLISSTAGICAILLATEETYGPSMYEIFSHRAPPIDDPKFLELKALIPSLKPGLGRTAEQQALYQVAAIFSTIAASSIAGLLTGLVLKLPFLASPPDDGCFDDDVFFDTPSDFDSLEVHTKTSDDK; this comes from the coding sequence ATGAAGACCTCCACCAGTTTGCAAGTGCGTCTGCCGGCGCTGGTGTTCGTCCTGCAGGTCGTCATTCTGGTCCTCTACGCCCTGTTTGTGACCTATGATGGCAACGCTAACGCTAAACTGCAGAACAACGGGACCAACCCGATGGAGAACTCTGTGTATCGAGACTACCCATACTTTGCTGACGTCCAGGTGATGATCTTCGTGGGGTTCGGCTGTCTGCTGGCGTTCTTCAGATACTACGGCTTCAGCGGCATGGTCTTCAACTTCCTCACGGCGACCTTCTCCATCCAGTGGGCGATCCTCATTCAAGGCTTCTTCCAGTTCTACTATGACGGCAAAATCCACCTGGGGGTGCTGAACCTGCTGTACGCTGAGTTTGCCTGCGCAGTGGTGCTCATCTCTTTCGGCGCCGTGATCGGACGAACCAGCCCAGTGCAGCTGCTGGTCATGGCACTGCTGGAGATCCCGTTTTACTCTGTGACAGAGTGGGCCGTTCTGAAATACATCCGAATCAACGACGCAGGTGGCAGCATTCTGATTCACCTGTACGCCGCCTACTTCGGTTTGGGGGTGGCGTTTGTCCTGTACCGCCCGTCCCTCAAGAAAGGACACAGAAAAGAGCTGACCAGTTACAACTCTGACATGCTGTGTGTGCTGGGGACGCTCTTCCTCTGGGTGTTCTGGCCATCCTTCAACTCTGCGCTCACCCTGAAGGGTGACGATCAGCACAGGGCGATCCTGCACACCTTCATCGGCCTGAGCTCGTCCACCATCACTGCGTTtgctctgtctgctgtgttcaATAAGAAAGGCCGGCTCACCATGGCGGACATTCAGAACGTGACGCTGGCGGGTGGCGTGACTGTTGGAGCCTCAGTGGACATGATGATTTCCCCTGTGGCGGCCTACGCTTTGGGCATCATGGGCTGCACTGCATGTTTCTTTGGCTACAGGTACCTGTCTCCATTTCTGGCGCGGCACATGAGGATCCAGGACCAGTGCGGCATCCACAACCTGCATGGCCTCACTGGACTCATCTCCTCCACTGCGGGCATTTGTGCGATTCTGCTGGCGACGGAGGAGACGTACGGTCCAAGCATGTATGAAATCTTCTCACACCGAGCTCCACCTATTGATGATCCCAAGTTCCTGGAGCTGAAGGCGCTGATCCCGAGTTTGAAGCCAGGTTTAGGCCGTACAGCTGAGCAGCAGGCCCTGTACCAGGTGGCAGCCATCTTCTCCACCATTGCAGCTTCTTCTATCGCAGGCCTCTTGACGGGTTTGGTCCTCAAACTCCCGTTCTTGGCTTCTCCTCCTGACGATGGCTGCTTCGATGATGATGTTTTCTTTGACACACCATCTGACTTTGACAGTTTAGAAGTTCACACTAAGACTTCCGATGACAAGTGA